One stretch of Candidatus Eisenbacteria bacterium DNA includes these proteins:
- a CDS encoding YraN family protein: protein MGWGGSAEWRERAARCGERIAEAFCTLRGYEVVDRNVREGRGEIDLIAHDHGTIVFVEVKLRTGQDQAAPFLAVNWKKREDVARAAALYMARRGLLGRPVRFDVIGITWGADGSELRVEHVPNAFPGGRRQFY from the coding sequence ATGGGGTGGGGCGGGTCGGCCGAGTGGCGGGAGCGCGCGGCGCGCTGCGGAGAGCGGATCGCGGAAGCGTTCTGCACCCTGCGCGGATATGAAGTGGTCGATCGAAACGTGCGGGAGGGCCGGGGCGAGATCGATTTGATCGCGCACGACCACGGCACGATCGTATTCGTCGAAGTGAAGCTTCGAACGGGCCAGGATCAGGCGGCGCCCTTTCTCGCGGTGAATTGGAAGAAGCGGGAGGACGTGGCCAGGGCCGCGGCGCTCTACATGGCGCGGCGTGGGCTTCTGGGCCGCCCGGTGCGCTTCGACGTGATCGGCATCACGTGGGGGGCCGATGGATCGGAGCTCCGTGTCGAGCATGTCCCGAACGCGTTCCCCGGAGGCCGGCGTCAGTTCTACTGA